ttcaggttttttgttttccctgcagTCCCATCATGGAAGCGTTCGGTAACGCAAAGACTgtttacaacaacaactccagtCGCTTTGGGAAGTTCATCCAGCTTCACTTCTCTGAGTGTGGCAACATCCAGGGAGGCTGCGTCATCGACTGTATCcttcattttattcaaaataaaataagacgTGTTGTATTATCTTTCTTCTTAGATGTTTAGTATATTCTGCTAAATGGACAGAGGCCCCAGTGTATTAGGAGATTATATATAAAGACCAGTGACAAGGTGGTTCAGCTTTCATTATTGTGTCCTTGACTTTCTTCCCTTCAGATTTACTGGAAAAGGTAACTACTTCTGGATCTGTGTCTAAGGCTGCAGCCTTGTCAAGTTTAAACACATAACTACTAACCTGTCTGTCATGCATAGTGAATCataatgaaatgataattaAGGCTTTGCTGCATTGATTTTTGCTGTAGAACCGTGTGGTGCGACAAAACCCTGGAGAACGGAACTACCACATCTTCTACGCTCTGTTGGCGGGAGCTAACAAAGAGCATAAAGGTAGGAACAACGTAGACATTTTTCCAATGAAACCTCAATATGATTTATGAATCAAATTGGCATTTTGAAGATAAACGTAAACTAAAGGAAATGCACTTAGCCAGGATAACACAGATAACAATCTAATCAACGGAGGAGTCTTTGtataatttcactttttttttaatataaaaggAAGTTAAAGATAAAATTGTGCATCTCTCCCACTATCACACTGACACTAAATTTTCTCCACTAGGCCTCTACTTCCTGGAGGACCCTGCGGAATCTTTTCACTacctcagccaatcaggatgTCTGAAGGACAAGAGCCTGAATGACAAAGAACTGTTTAACAGCGTTATGGTCAGTTTGTCTACATTACTCAAATATTCTTCAAACTGGAGTaccaaaaataaacatttgtcacAGAACATTTCTCTGGAGGCAAAAATGGTCTCAAACTCTGCAAGGGaggttgtttttccttttcttagaCTTTGTTCTGCAAGCGTTCTTGAAGATATACTGACAATAAAAGTTGGAAGTATTTAGCTTTGGTCCTTGAggtttacagtaaatgttgacatgtttttatcAAACATCTGTACGGTAATACTCCCTGTCATTGAGTATTAATGTTTATAATCCAAGCGCCTCATCTCCTGGCAGTGCCTTATCTCTGTCGTGTGCTTCTCTTGTGTAGGAGGCGCTGAAGGTGTTAGagttcacagaggaggagatcagaGACATGTTCAAACTGCTGTCAGGAGTCCTACAGCTGGGAAACATAGAGTTCATGACTGCAGGAGGAGCCCAGATCACCACTAAGCAAGGTCAGTGACTGCGTCATGTAAAGTcactaaacaaaaataaaaccgaGATGGATAAGACAAGTATAACACAACTTTGTGTATGTTTCCAGTGATCAGTAATGTCAGTGAGCTGCTGGGCCTGGACGCCTTCCAGCTGTCTGAAGTCCTGACTCAGCGATCCATAATactcagaggagaggaaatatgCTCCCCACTCACTATAGAGCaggtatatactgtatatgcacatatagttgcacacacgtgtgcacattTATCCTCCCTCTATAGATGGATCTCTGCCTCTTCCTGACACCTATCCTAACAATCCCTCGGGGCTTTCCTTCTCATCGTTGCAGGCTGTGGATTCCCGGgactctgttgccatggcattATACTCCCAGTGCTTTTCTTGGATCATCCTCAAAATCAATCAGAAAATCAAAGGGAAGGAAAACTTCAAATCCATCGGCATCCTCGACATCTTCGGCTTTGAGAACTTTGAGGTCAGAACTCTGAGCTTTCATTTGAGATCCAGGCGAATCTTCTGCGTGTTTTACTATGAGTGCAGGGGCCTCACTCATCAACATGGACTTGTTATGCGGACCAGATCTGTATGTAAGATGTTTTCCATCTGTCTTCCAGGTGAATCGGTTTGAGCAGTTTAACATCAACTATGCCAACGAGAAGCTTCAGGAGTACTTCAATAAGCACATCTTCTCTCTGGAGCAGCTAGAGTACAACAGGTGCACTTCTACATCTACTTTTATATAGATATtaagattattcatatagatcttgtagttgcagagatagGCCTGTACTCTTCTCATTTCGACATGCGATAAAGGGCCTAGGTATGtgcagcaaatgttttcatgcatGATTGTTTGGGTTTGTTCTCCACAGGGAGGGTGTTCAGTGGGATGCCATAGACTGGATGGACAATGCAGAGTGTCTTGACCTTATAGAGAAGGTAAGAAATTGCTTTTGCATATCGTGTACAGTAGTAATGAGAGAAGGTGccgtgttttttaaaatcttccaAATCCCTCCTGGACATGTGACCCAGAATAACATACCATGTTGCAGTGCTCAACTTAACAGGCTTTTCTGATATAGAGCTGGGATGAAGTGGGTTTAAAAAAGTGCTGCCTATAGCTTCCTCAGTTGCATTCAAGAAACTGATCTAAAAATCTAATTGGACTGACGTTTTATCTTTAGTGGTGCTGATTTCATAAAGATGACACAATAACACAGCgctttttcctccatctctcttagAAACTGGGCTTGTTGGCACTAGTGAACGAAGAGAGTCGATTCCCCAAAGGAACAGACTTCACTCTGCTGGAGAAGCTGCACAGCAGACACTCGGTGTGTTACTTTCACATTTGCTCATGCACTTCATATCAACTCACAACAACGTTCAGCTGCAGTGCTCCTGTTAAACGtcacattatatatatgtatattttgtggTCTTTTCTTGTTTGCTGCAGACAAACCCTTACTATGTCAAGCCCAGACTCGCTGATCATCAGTTTGGTATTAAACATTATGCAGGGGAGGTGAGTTATATGCAAGTATAAGTCGACACATGGaatatgttgttgtgtgtctttgaaATTTATGCTGAACCTGTTTCTGTCAGGTGTTGTATGATGTCAAAGGAATCCTGGGGAAGAACAGAGACACCTTCAGAGACGACATCCTCAACATGCTCAAGGACAGCAGGTCGGACATTCAGAAACACTAGATGATTAGTAAATCGGGACTGTAAGAGGTCAGAGATTGACTGAACTAATAACTTCATTTAAgtcacttcatttaaaaaatgcttttgaaagttaaatacattttaagattaTCCAGTTTTATCCTTTGAAATTGTGAAAACTAATTCAATATTGTCTTCACCTGATAGTTATATAATGTGATTCATATAAAGAGTATAGGCAAAGAGTAATTACAActcaaaaaatgtctttattttttttatccagggACAAAAGTCAAGCTATAGTTGATTTCTAGGAGTTTTGAACACCGGTTGTTTTGATCAACATAATTTTCTTGGACATAACTTATCATACGTACAAACTTTCTGTTGCTTAACAGACTGGACTTCATCTACGACCTGTTTGAGAAGGTCGGCAGCAGGAACAACGAGGAGAAGATGGGAACAGCCAGACGCAAACCTACTGTGAGCTCCCAGTTCAGGGTGAGTGATAAATGCAATTTACATACACTGATACTAAAAGACGTGGAAGCACTTGTAAATACTTAATGGAGGAGAGTGCTaacacttcctctcttctctttctctcctcaggaCTCCCTCCATGCTCTAATGGCAACTCTGAGTGTTTCCAACCCTTTCTTCATTCGTTGCATTAAACCCAACATGGAGAAGGTCATTCTGCTTCTGTCTCACACCGGTTCTTAAGCTCACATTAACTGTCTCAGAGCATGATTGCATcttaagcttctttttttttaattctacatgCAGAATCCAAATGTGTTTAGCCCGGAGGTCGTCCTGAACCAGCTCAGGTATTCTGGGATGCTGGAGACTGTGAAGATTCGTCGTGCGGGGTTCCCCGTCCGCAGAACTTTCAAAGACTTTTTCTCTCGGTACATATCTTGAAATATGAATTTCATCGTAATCTCACTTTGATATTTGTGACTCATTTAATTTGTTAGCTTTTGAGGAATTGCCTGTTGTTATTTCTCTGCaatctttcttctctttgtctttttctgcctGACAGGTATAAGAtcattatgaaagaaaaagtaccagcagctggagatgataaaaaaaggagTACAGACCTTCTTCTTAAATACGACAAGACCAAGAAAGAGTGGCAGTTAGGCAAGACCAAGGTAACATTTTGGTAGCCTTTGGCAACACCTCTTCCAGACTCCAGGAACCATTGATAGCACACACCAGAAAAGTTTTCTGTACATCTGACCATTATATCTGACACTTTACCTTTACCTGTAGGTGTTTATGAAAGAGGCTCTGGAGCAGCGTTTAGAGAAAGACAGGGATGAAGTCCGCAGCCAAGCTGCTATGCTAATCCGAGCCCACCTTCTCACTTTCTCTGCCAAGTATGTagcaaattaaacatttaaaaaacaaagttgatGCTCTTGCGATGCTGCAACTTATTTGTTTGACTATTTTGTCCTCAGGAAGTACTTCAAGCGTGTACGTGCTGGTGTCGTCACCCTCCAGAAACACTTCCGAAAGCACATCCAACGCAGGCGTTACGTGAAGCAGCGTAAGGCAGTTCTGGTGCTGCAGAAGCACAGACGAGGTCAGGTGGCGCGTTCCCGTGTTCGTAAACTCAGAGAGGAGATTGACAAGAAGAGTGAGGTAGAGCAAAGGGATAAAGAGGAAGTAGATAAGAAATCACTTGGTGAagggcagcaggaggaagagagcgaAGGAGCTGAGGCGAAAGCAACGTCAGCAGAGGCAAGTGTTAAATCTTCAGCCCAGTgcagtttttttcatattctttctttcttttaggaTTCCTCTGATTTTCAGAACATTTGATGCTTAATAACCCTTGCCTCTCTCTTCTCCGCTCCAGGAGGAGGCCCGGCAGATGGAGGAGATCCTGCAGTTGGAGAGGGAGATCGAGCGCttgcagaagaaaagagaagatgaggTCTCGCAGCTGTGCGAGTCGTCCaaacaggagctgcagctgcgccGGGACGCTGAGCTCAAGCGGATGAAGAAGGAGGCGTCTCGCAAGGCCACAGAGCTTATCGACCTCCTGAGCTTTGGAGGCGTGGATCCTGAGCTGGTAGCAGCGGGAGGTAAGCCTGCTGCCAAGGTGAAATCTCCCAAAGGGGCAAGTGCATCTAGAGGTGCctccaaagaggaggaggtagatgAGGGCTTCCATGCTGAGGAGGAGTGCATCCCTCTCCCAgactttcctcctcctgctgagaCGGATGCTCCTTTGGATCAGGACATATTtgttcacctccctcctcccccacccgCCTTTGCTGAGGGGACAGTGCCTCCcgcaccacctcctccacctcctctggcCACAGACGGTGTACCTGCCACTGGaattcctccccctcctcccctccctccacctggAGATGACTCAGGTGtcctttcacctcctccactgccaccacccccacctccttcaggagaggaggagaagaaggaggcagCCAAGGGGGAGCCGGAGAGGAAGGTGAGCATGGTGGAGAGCCTGGGGGACGGCGAGGAGCCGATCTACAGCATGCCGGCCGACACCGAATCAGATTatgaccaggaggaggaggaaggctcCGTCACTGCCGGAGACGACGGCTCCGTGTCCGGGAGCAACCGCGGGAGCGCTGCAGTGGCGGACGAGGAGCACCCGAGGAAGTCGACCTGCACCAACGCCAGCATCGAGTCCTACAGAGGCAGCTCCGactctgtgaggacacacactcacacgcatcCCCACACGCGTGCACGCAGACATGTATGAGCGGCTCTGCAGagaagatttatgttttttaaactttttacaCAGTATtgtgataaaaagaaaatgtaacactattttgtcattatttatcatataaaatgataatgaatcaATATTGTTGTCTGCTGTTCCAGTATGCAGACAGTGACGATGAGCATGATGGGATGATGGACACGGATGAAGAAGTGACAAACGGCAGAGTGACTTTGCTTAACGGAAATGGACCACCATATTTCCATGGCTACCTCTACATGAAAGGTGAGAATGTAACATATGCGGTTTcggtgcttttattctgaaataaaaaaccttttaaatttGACCTTTCGTGTCCTCGTCCCTCAGCTGGGCTGATGATCCCGTGGAGGAGGCGTTGGTGCGTGTTAAAAGACGAAACCTTCATGTGGTTCCGGTCCAAACAAGAGTCTCTGAAGTCCGGCTGGCTCTACAAGAAAGGAGGAGGCCTCTCCACTCTCTCACGgaggttgttgtagttgttaCTGAGTGAAGCCTGCATGCTTACAAACATGAAACCTCATCTCTGCTGGAAGTGAAgacctgaccctaaccctaacatgTTGATAAATTTAACAGTTTAAGTAGTGGTTGCATGTTGGAAAGACATTTTCAGTGGCTTAAATTGCATCGGtttattaaatgtgaatgaGCAGGTGAATACAGTATATCTTGGATTCACTTTTCAAAGTATTTGGGGTATTTGTCTAACTTGAAGCTTTAAACCCTCTGCAGAACTGGAAAACTACAATGCTCCTCTCAAGCTGATGTACTATGActttctttatattttactttgtgTTATTTGATGATCTATTTTTGAGAAGTTGATCTcttgtcatttaaaatgtttttagagTAAAAATTTGTGAGCTACTTATTAGGTAAGAAGACGCTTTTGAATGTAATCTTTTACGAGTTAAAAGAATGAGAGGACGAAACTCAGCAGGGATTGTTTTGagtgatagaaaagaaaagtgtaacATCAAATAAAAGCTGATTACTATAAGTACAGTATACTGCACTAATATAGATATTGTGAAGAGTTACTATCGCCCTAAGAAACATGTTTCTAATGTCAGGTATCAATTCAAATAGAAACTGAGTTCAACATGGGCACATATCATTTATGGTCCAGTCAAACAAACCTTTCTAATGTCTAGAGTGTGTTATCTTGgcctttattttttactgtgtCTCATTTTTACCTCAGAAACTGGAAGATGCGCTGGTTTGTACTGAGGGACAACAAGCTGATGTACTACGAGAACGACAGCGAGGAGAAGCTGAAGGGAACCATCGACATCCGGGCTGCAAAGTAAGATTCAGAGAAAACATACTCGTCATTTGTGCcacttctttgttttctgcaaaaacaGCTCCATTGTCAATCGTGCTCGTGTGTGCGCAGGGAGATCATGGACAATCACGAAAAGGAGAACGCTCTGAACATCGTGACAGATGAGAGGACCTATCAGGTGTTCGCGGAGTCACCAGAGGATGCAAGGTGCCGCTGAGACTTAAGTCACTTTGTAGAAAACAGCAACACGTTGCTGCTTAGTACTTAGCATATCTGAGTAGACTGATGTATGAcaacctctgtctctctgtgcagtGGGTGGTTCAATGTCCTCAGGAAAGTGCGTGTGTGCACTCCTGAGCAGCTGATGGAGATGTCCCATGAACAGGCCAACCCCAAAAATGCTGTGGTCAGTTTCTAAGCATGTGATACTGATaactttttatgtgtttttaagttATCCCTCCGTTACTCCTCTGTTATTCAATATCCCATGAGGGATTTATTTTATAGCTTTTACTGTAAAGTAACTGTAATGAAAAAGATTGCAAAATGTAATGAGTTTGGTCACTTTGTGATTGCTAACATGAAGTAATAGTGCTGGCGTTAAATTCTTTTTCACTCCACCTTCAGGGGACTCTTGACGTTGGCCTGATTGACTCTGTTTGTGCATCAGACAACCCAGATCGGTGAGTTGGATCGCTAGAGTTAAAGTGAGAGGGCGGCTTACAAATAGTTCTGCTGATGCTTTGATGTTCTCCAagcaaaaatttaaaatatgtattgtaGAAAAGACTGCTTAGTCTGAATACACagtaattaaatacaaaataaaacattttaaactctGGATTCACTGAGAATCGTCTGCGGAGTGTCATAGAACTAGTTTCTACTCATTGATTACTACTTACTTAAACATACTCCTActctttttgttcctttttaataGATTTGAACACATGAAACGGAACTGTTGCCTTTTAGTTTCTCATAACGGGAAAGTTAATTATGCCAATGCTGTATCCAACTTATTCGTAAACCCAGTAAAAAGTTTATCACCTTGACCTCTTGCAGGCCCAACTCTTTTGTCATCATTACTGCCAATCGCGTGATCCACTGCAACAGTGACACACCAGAGGAGATGCATCACTGGATCAGTCTGCTGCAGAAGCCCAAAGGAGACGCCAGGATCGACGGGCAGGAGTTCCTTGTCAGAGGTGATCCTCTCGTCACCATATGATAAAAATAGAGAGATGATACTGAATTATTGCCTAACCCAGCTGTCACTGTTATAATTATGTGATTTGCAACCTTGCttgtttctctgcctcttccttcTCTGCTCTCATCATCGTTCAGGTTGGCTGCAAAAGGAGATGAAGACGAACGCCAAGAGCACCTCGCTGAAGCTGAAGAAGCGCTGGTTCGTTTTGACCCACAACTCGCTGGATTACTACAAGAGCTCAGAGCGAAACTCCTCCAAGATGGGAACTCTGGTCCTGAactccctctgctccatcaTTCAGCCGGATGAGCGAGTGCACAGGGAGACAGGTGAGGAttaagagaaaaggaaaaagagacagagggggcaTGTTTAATCAGGGATTAGACATAGGAGAAGAGCGAGTTCATGTGAAATTatattcatgaaaaatgtaCCAGTAACTGGATTTCATTCAACTGAATTACAGAGAATGTATCTCATGCCCTCAGTGTACATATTTTAATTGTATCTATATGTAATAAATGCTGATTGAGTCCTGTTTTTGCAGGTTACTGGAACATCATAGTGTACGGGAGGAAGCATTCGTACCGCCTCTACACCAAGATGCTGAACGAGGCCATGAGGTGGACGGCTGCTATACAGGGAGTCGTCGACAGTAAGACCCCCATAGAAACTCCAACTCTGCAGCTCATCAGAGACATCaaggtaaaacacacaaacacaaaacagccaCAGCAAGAGAACGTGTAAAGTTCcttcacagaaactgaaagtTTAATTTCATCTCGTCGTGTCTCCTCAGGAAAACAGTGTGAACCCAGACATAGTCGAGCAGATGTACAGGAGGAACCCCATCCTTAGATACACCCAGCATCCTCTTCACTCCCCTCTGCTGCCGCTCCCTTACGGAGAGGTCACCAGCTGTAAGTAAAAGTCCAACTCTGCAACGCACACCCTGAAaacaaccttcttcttcttcgctctcCTTTTCATCCTGCTTCCCCTCTTCTTATTCTTTCACACATAAGCTGCGTCTCGAATTCAGGGGCCACATCCTCCAAACCTCTAAACCTCTCACgttggaacaacaacaacaacaatcttttGTGCATGTTTATGTCACTGTTATCGTTGTCATCCTTTAATCAATGACTTTATTCACCTTTCCTCCGGTTCGTGTTTCCCTGTGCAGTACACAGGCAGCAGGGCTATGCCAGTCTGCAGGATGAGGCGGTGCGTGTGTTCAACTCACTGCAGGAGATGGAGACTCTGGCAGACACGGTGCCCATCATTCAGGGCATCCTGCAGACCTGCCAGGACCTGCGCCCTCTCAGGGATGAGGTATGAGCGTCATGAATATACAACGTGTTTTATAAAAAGAAGAGAGCAACAACGAGATTCCATGAATGCTTTTCATGCTGGAAACTATGACATAAGGGTGTACTAAAAGTGGCACATATTCATATAGTAttgcagaaatattttttttcctggcagtACCTGCAAATATCTGCTACAAAGGTTGTGTAAAGCTCGAGATTTCATGGATCTCGTCCGTATTTTTTAGGTATATTGTCAGGTGATCAAGCAGACCAATCATGTGCCTCAGCCTAACAGCCCAGCCAATCGGGCACACTGGCACCTGCTCACCTGCATGAGCTGCACCTTCTTACCCAGTCGAGTCATCCTCAGATACCTCCGATTCCACCTcaagaggtcagtgtgtgtctgcagtgtgtgcagTGCTTCTCTGATGTGTCATGGAATAAATTtgtcataaatgtgtgtgtgtgtggtctgattCAGGGTACGCGAGCGCTACTCTGGCACAGACATCGAGCGCTACGCCAGCTTCATCGGGGAATCCCTGAAGAAGACCAAGACTCGTGAGTTTGTTCCCTCTCAGGAGGAGATCGCCGCCCTGCTGGTGAGACAGGAGATGAGCACCACCGTCTACTGCCATGGAGGAGGCTCCTGCAAGATCTCCATCAATTCTCACACCACAGCTGGAGAGGTGCAcattaaacaacacacacacatatacactgaCATGTCATCTTCTCCAACCTATAAACCCCTTTCAGAGCGCAACTCCTCAGTGTGTAGCGGGTAATATTCTTCTAAAACATTAGctatacattcatttattctgaAGGGAACCACCACTACTTGCAGTGTGTCCTAActtttaggttgttttttccttttgtccccTTTTACCATGAAACAATCATATTACAAGTAAAGCGTATGAAGGTTAATGGGGTCAAGAGAGTGTATATAAATTGCATGACAGTCAACGTGCGTTTCAACGTTGCTGCTGCAGGTTGTGGAGAAGCTGATCAGAGGCCTGGCCATGGAGGAGAGCAAGaacctgttttctctgtttgaacACAACGCCTGCACTGACCGGGCTCTGGAGAGCAGAGTGATCGTGGCAGATGTCCTGGC
The Scophthalmus maximus strain ysfricsl-2021 chromosome 15, ASM2237912v1, whole genome shotgun sequence DNA segment above includes these coding regions:
- the myo10l1 gene encoding unconventional myosin-X isoform X3; its protein translation is MDAFFTEGARVWVREKEQFVPATVNSCGDGTLVLTTDYGEVLYLQQAEVTREQVYAMHQSSIDGVEDMSALAELHEAAIMHNLYQRYKKDNIYTNIGSILAAVNPYKQIPGLYDPERVDLYSKHHIGELPPHIFAVANECYSCIWKRHDSQCVLISGESGAGKTESTKLLLQFLSVMSQKSAGTPQSEKTTRVEQAIVQSSPIMEAFGNAKTVYNNNSSRFGKFIQLHFSECGNIQGGCVIDYLLEKNRVVRQNPGERNYHIFYALLAGANKEHKGLYFLEDPAESFHYLSQSGCLKDKSLNDKELFNSVMEALKVLEFTEEEIRDMFKLLSGVLQLGNIEFMTAGGAQITTKQVISNVSELLGLDAFQLSEVLTQRSIILRGEEICSPLTIEQAVDSRDSVAMALYSQCFSWIILKINQKIKGKENFKSIGILDIFGFENFEVNRFEQFNINYANEKLQEYFNKHIFSLEQLEYNREGVQWDAIDWMDNAECLDLIEKKLGLLALVNEESRFPKGTDFTLLEKLHSRHSTNPYYVKPRLADHQFGIKHYAGEVLYDVKGILGKNRDTFRDDILNMLKDSRLDFIYDLFEKVGSRNNEEKMGTARRKPTVSSQFRDSLHALMATLSVSNPFFIRCIKPNMEKNPNVFSPEVVLNQLRYSGMLETVKIRRAGFPVRRTFKDFFSRYKIIMKEKVPAAGDDKKRSTDLLLKYDKTKKEWQLGKTKVFMKEALEQRLEKDRDEVRSQAAMLIRAHLLTFSAKKYFKRVRAGVVTLQKHFRKHIQRRRYVKQRKAVLVLQKHRRGQVARSRVRKLREEIDKKSEVEQRDKEEVDKKSLGEGQQEEESEGAEAKATSAEEEARQMEEILQLEREIERLQKKREDEVSQLCESSKQELQLRRDAELKRMKKEASRKATELIDLLSFGGVDPELVAAGGKPAAKVKSPKGASASRGASKEEEVDEGFHAEEECIPLPDFPPPAETDAPLDQDIFVHLPPPPPAFAEGTVPPAPPPPPPLATDGVPATGIPPPPPLPPPGDDSGVLSPPPLPPPPPPSGEEEKKEAAKGEPERKVSMVESLGDGEEPIYSMPADTESDYDQEEEEGSVTAGDDGSVSGSNRGSAAVADEEHPRKSTCTNASIESYRGSSDSYADSDDEHDGMMDTDEEVTNGRVTLLNGNGPPYFHGYLYMKAGLMIPWRRRWCVLKDETFMWFRSKQESLKSGWLYKKGGGLSTLSRRLNWKMRWFVLRDNKLMYYENDSEEKLKGTIDIRAAKEIMDNHEKENALNIVTDERTYQVFAESPEDASGWFNVLRKVRVCTPEQLMEMSHEQANPKNAVGTLDVGLIDSVCASDNPDRPNSFVIITANRVIHCNSDTPEEMHHWISLLQKPKGDARIDGQEFLVRGWLQKEMKTNAKSTSLKLKKRWFVLTHNSLDYYKSSERNSSKMGTLVLNSLCSIIQPDERVHRETGYWNIIVYGRKHSYRLYTKMLNEAMRWTAAIQGVVDSKTPIETPTLQLIRDIKENSVNPDIVEQMYRRNPILRYTQHPLHSPLLPLPYGEVTSLHRQQGYASLQDEAVRVFNSLQEMETLADTVPIIQGILQTCQDLRPLRDEVYCQVIKQTNHVPQPNSPANRAHWHLLTCMSCTFLPSRVILRYLRFHLKRVRERYSGTDIERYASFIGESLKKTKTREFVPSQEEIAALLVRQEMSTTVYCHGGGSCKISINSHTTAGEVVEKLIRGLAMEESKNLFSLFEHNACTDRALESRVIVADVLAKFERLAGSEEEEEEGEWKLYFKLYCFLDVESMPKEGVEFAFMFEQAHESLISGHFPASEETLQHLAALRLQYLHVDGAGRAGWSLGSVYPIGRLRNRILHSTKPGVGAGGGAGGGGGGGAGDGKGLVGGQGGVGTGAEKRKTPSFLDGTLRRSFKTGSLKKQKVEEEQMLEMWVKEETSATRTSVLEKWTRLQGMPQHQAMLKYMSIIKEWPGYGSTLFDVECKEGGFPHDLWLSVSADNMSVYKRGEPKPLETFQYEHITFFGASQPCTYKIIVDEREMFFETPLVGEITKIMRAYINMVVKKRCSIMSVTSVTSSWVR
- the myo10l1 gene encoding unconventional myosin-X isoform X4, which gives rise to MDAFFTEGARVWVREKEQFVPATVNSCGDGTLVLTTDYGEVLYLQQAEVTREQVYAMHQSSIDGVEDMSALAELHEAAIMHNLYQRYKKDNIYTNIGSILAAVNPYKQIPGLYDPERVDLYSKHHIGELPPHIFAVANECYSCIWKRHDSQCVLISGESGAGKTESTKLLLQFLSVMSQKSAGTPQSEKTTRVEQAIVQSSPIMEAFGNAKTVYNNNSSRFGKFIQLHFSECGNIQGGCVIDYLLEKNRVVRQNPGERNYHIFYALLAGANKEHKGLYFLEDPAESFHYLSQSGCLKDKSLNDKELFNSVMEALKVLEFTEEEIRDMFKLLSGVLQLGNIEFMTAGGAQITTKQVISNVSELLGLDAFQLSEVLTQRSIILRGEEICSPLTIEQAVDSRDSVAMALYSQCFSWIILKINQKIKGKENFKSIGILDIFGFENFEVNRFEQFNINYANEKLQEYFNKHIFSLEQLEYNREGVQWDAIDWMDNAECLDLIEKKLGLLALVNEESRFPKGTDFTLLEKLHSRHSTNPYYVKPRLADHQFGIKHYAGEVLYDVKGILGKNRDTFRDDILNMLKDSRLDFIYDLFEKVGSRNNEEKMGTARRKPTVSSQFRDSLHALMATLSVSNPFFIRCIKPNMEKNPNVFSPEVVLNQLRYSGMLETVKIRRAGFPVRRTFKDFFSRYKIIMKEKVPAAGDDKKRSTDLLLKYDKTKKEWQLGKTKVFMKEALEQRLEKDRDEVRSQAAMLIRAHLLTFSAKKYFKRVRAGVVTLQKHFRKHIQRRRYVKQRKAVLVLQKHRRGQVARSRVRKLREEIDKKSEVEQRDKEEVDKKSLGEGQQEEESEGAEAKATSAEEEARQMEEILQLEREIERLQKKREDEVSQLCESSKQELQLRRDAELKRMKKEASRKATELIDLLSFGGVDPELVAAGGKPAAKVKSPKGASASRGASKEEEVDEGFHAEEECIPLPDFPPPAETDAPLDQDIFVHLPPPPPAFAEGTVPPAPPPPPPLATDGVPATGIPPPPPLPPPGDDSGVLSPPPLPPPPPPSGEEEKKEAAKGEPERKVSMVESLGDGEEPIYSMPADTESDYDQEEEEGSVTAGDDGSVSGSNRGSAAVADEEHPRKSTCTNASIESYRGSSDSYADSDDEHDGMMDTDEEVTNGRVTLLNGNGPPYFHGYLYMKAGLMIPWRRRWCVLKDETFMWFRSKQESLKSGWLYKKGGGLSTLSRRNWKMRWFVLRDNKLMYYENDSEEKLKGTIDIRAAKEIMDNHEKENALNIVTDERTYQVFAESPEDASGWFNVLRKVRVCTPEQLMEMSHEQANPKNAVGTLDVGLIDSVCASDNPDRPNSFVIITANRVIHCNSDTPEEMHHWISLLQKPKGDARIDGQEFLVRGWLQKEMKTNAKSTSLKLKKRWFVLTHNSLDYYKSSERNSSKMGTLVLNSLCSIIQPDERVHRETGYWNIIVYGRKHSYRLYTKMLNEAMRWTAAIQGVVDSKTPIETPTLQLIRDIKENSVNPDIVEQMYRRNPILRYTQHPLHSPLLPLPYGEVTSLHRQQGYASLQDEAVRVFNSLQEMETLADTVPIIQGILQTCQDLRPLRDEVYCQVIKQTNHVPQPNSPANRAHWHLLTCMSCTFLPSRVILRYLRFHLKRVRERYSGTDIERYASFIGESLKKTKTREFVPSQEEIAALLVRQEMSTTVYCHGGGSCKISINSHTTAGEVVEKLIRGLAMEESKNLFSLFEHNACTDRALESRVIVADVLAKFERLAGSEEEEEEGEWKLYFKLYCFLDVESMPKEGVEFAFMFEQAHESLISGHFPASEETLQHLAALRLQYLHVDGAGRAGWSLGSVYPIGRLRNRILHSTKPGVGAGGGAGGGGGGGAGDGKGLVGGQGGVGTGAEKRKTPSFLDGTLRRSFKTGSLKKQKVEEEQMLEMWVKEETSATRTSVLEKWTRLQGMPQHQAMLKYMSIIKEWPGYGSTLFDVECKEGGFPHDLWLSVSADNMSVYKRGEPKPLETFQYEHITFFGASQPCTYKIIVDEREMFFETPLVGEITKIMRAYINMVVKKRCSIMSVTSVTSSWVR